In a single window of the Streptomyces sp. CGMCC 4.7035 genome:
- a CDS encoding MFS transporter, whose amino-acid sequence MTTSLAVTPAPVAEPYPRRWAAAAVMMVAALMDLVDGTIVNVAIPSIGRDLHASQSTLQWLVSAYLLGFAATLIISGHLGDRFGRRSLFLLGTAGFGLASLACGVAQSPGQLIAARAVQGVMAAVLLPQVLGSFRTLFQGRERGAAFGMYGAVAGFASAIGLLLGGVLTDADLFGWGWRSVFLVNVPVAVLTFAAGLVLVPSTKERSEGRPDVFGSLVLAAGLVAIVLPLVQGRGNDWPLWGWVCLAVGVAAVAGLGLYEARRHGAGTVPLLPVRAFRLPAFSVGVLVQLLFSLGMQGFFLIFAIWIQGDEGYTPTQAGVVTVAFSVGSFLTAPAADGLAVRFGRLVLGAGALLMAGGFGLVWAAVDGASAPHTGAWPLVPGLVLAGAGLGFLVVPLVNVVLSAVPGDLAGAASGIFSTAQQFGGALGAAVVGTVFFGGVSHGLTDALTGAMPWVTAVFVLCAALCAGLPRRAVASHEE is encoded by the coding sequence ATGACCACAAGCCTTGCCGTCACCCCAGCGCCGGTGGCGGAGCCCTACCCCCGACGCTGGGCCGCCGCCGCCGTGATGATGGTCGCGGCGCTGATGGACCTGGTCGACGGGACGATCGTGAACGTCGCGATCCCCTCCATCGGCCGTGACCTGCACGCCTCGCAGAGCACCCTGCAGTGGCTGGTCTCCGCTTACCTGCTGGGATTCGCGGCCACCCTGATCATCTCCGGGCACCTCGGCGACCGGTTCGGCCGCCGCAGTCTCTTCCTCCTCGGCACGGCCGGCTTCGGGCTCGCGAGCCTGGCGTGCGGGGTCGCCCAGTCACCGGGGCAGCTGATCGCCGCGCGAGCCGTGCAGGGGGTGATGGCCGCCGTGCTGCTGCCGCAGGTGCTCGGCTCGTTCCGGACGTTGTTCCAGGGCCGGGAACGGGGCGCCGCGTTCGGGATGTACGGGGCCGTAGCCGGGTTCGCCTCCGCCATCGGGCTGCTGCTGGGCGGGGTGCTGACGGACGCGGATCTGTTCGGCTGGGGCTGGCGGTCGGTGTTCCTGGTGAACGTGCCGGTCGCCGTCCTGACCTTCGCGGCCGGGCTCGTGCTCGTGCCGTCGACGAAGGAGCGGTCGGAAGGGCGTCCGGATGTGTTCGGAAGCCTGGTGCTGGCCGCGGGCCTCGTGGCGATCGTGCTGCCCCTGGTGCAGGGACGCGGCAACGACTGGCCGCTGTGGGGCTGGGTCTGCCTCGCCGTCGGGGTGGCCGCGGTCGCCGGGCTCGGGCTCTACGAGGCGCGTCGGCACGGGGCGGGGACGGTGCCGCTGCTGCCGGTGCGGGCGTTCCGGCTGCCGGCGTTCTCCGTGGGCGTCCTCGTCCAACTCCTCTTCTCCCTGGGCATGCAGGGCTTCTTCCTGATCTTCGCGATCTGGATCCAGGGCGACGAGGGGTACACGCCGACGCAGGCGGGTGTGGTGACCGTGGCGTTCTCGGTCGGAAGCTTCCTGACGGCACCCGCGGCGGACGGGCTGGCGGTGCGGTTCGGGCGGCTGGTGCTCGGGGCCGGCGCGCTGCTGATGGCCGGCGGGTTCGGGCTGGTGTGGGCGGCGGTCGACGGCGCCTCCGCCCCGCACACCGGAGCGTGGCCCCTCGTGCCGGGGCTGGTGCTGGCCGGGGCCGGGCTGGGCTTCCTGGTGGTGCCGCTGGTGAACGTCGTCCTGTCCGCCGTGCCCGGCGATCTCGCGGGCGCCGCGTCCGGGATCTTCTCCACGGCTCAGCAGTTCGGCGGGGCGCTCGGGGCGGCGGTGGTCGGGACGGTGTTCTTCGGGGGCGTGTCGCACGGTCTGACGGACGCGCTGACCGGGGCGATGCCGTGGGTGACGGCCGTGTTCGTGCTCTGCGCGGCGCTGTGCGCGGGGCTGCCGCGGCGGGCCGTGGCCTCGCACGAGGAGTGA
- a CDS encoding MarR family winged helix-turn-helix transcriptional regulator, whose product MSSSETDGTRGSKVAGEAAADERRVRTLEQLMTVGRQHSAVTVMFHSAIAAKQGLSATEEKTLDFLERRGPLTAKDLAELTGLAPASVTGLIDRMENKGFVYRVKHPTDKRRVLVELNREKIGELAGFFDDWVRDVVEACQEFSTDELETVVRFLAVMSERQRKAAARLSE is encoded by the coding sequence ATGAGCAGCAGTGAGACGGATGGCACCCGCGGGAGCAAGGTCGCGGGCGAGGCCGCAGCCGATGAGCGCCGGGTGAGGACGCTGGAGCAGCTCATGACCGTGGGGCGGCAGCACAGCGCCGTCACGGTGATGTTCCACTCGGCGATCGCCGCGAAGCAGGGCCTGAGCGCCACAGAGGAGAAGACCCTCGACTTCCTTGAACGGCGCGGCCCGCTCACCGCCAAGGACCTCGCGGAACTGACCGGTCTGGCCCCCGCGTCCGTCACGGGGCTGATCGACCGCATGGAGAACAAGGGCTTCGTGTACAGGGTGAAGCACCCCACGGACAAGCGGCGCGTGCTCGTCGAACTGAATCGCGAGAAGATCGGCGAACTCGCCGGGTTCTTCGACGATTGGGTGCGCGACGTCGTCGAGGCATGCCAGGAGTTCAGTACGGACGAGTTGGAGACCGTGGTCCGCTTCCTGGCCGTGATGTCCGAGCGGCAGCGCAAAGCTGCGGCCCGGCTCTCCGAATAG
- a CDS encoding SDR family oxidoreductase translates to MTGIADGRVVIVTGAGRGLGRAHALAFAAEGARVVVNDLGVGLDGTPRADSPAGRVVDEIRAAGGEAVAHGGDIATSAGAASLVATALETYGRLDTLVNNAGFLRDRMLVNLDEGDWDAVLRVHLKGHFLPLKHAAAHWRAETKAGRTPRARVVNTSSGAGLLGSVGQGNYSAAKAGIVALTLVAAAELGRYGVQVNAIAPAARTRMTERTFAETMAAPGSGFDAMAPENVSPLVVWLGSAASAGVTGRVFEAEGGRISVMEGWRQGPTADKGARFTPAEAGETALKLLSDAEVPGAVYGAE, encoded by the coding sequence GTGACGGGTATCGCCGACGGCCGAGTAGTGATCGTCACCGGCGCGGGACGTGGTCTCGGCCGCGCCCACGCCCTCGCGTTCGCCGCCGAGGGCGCGAGGGTCGTCGTCAACGACCTCGGGGTCGGCCTCGACGGCACACCCCGCGCCGACAGCCCGGCCGGGCGGGTCGTCGACGAGATCCGCGCGGCCGGCGGTGAGGCGGTCGCGCACGGCGGTGACATCGCGACGAGCGCCGGGGCCGCATCCCTGGTGGCGACCGCCCTGGAGACCTACGGGCGCCTGGACACCCTCGTCAACAACGCCGGCTTCCTGCGCGACCGGATGCTGGTCAACCTCGACGAGGGCGACTGGGACGCTGTCCTGCGCGTCCATCTGAAGGGGCACTTCCTGCCGCTCAAACACGCGGCAGCGCACTGGCGGGCGGAGACGAAGGCAGGGCGCACCCCCCGCGCCCGGGTCGTCAACACCAGCAGCGGGGCAGGGCTGTTGGGCTCGGTGGGGCAGGGCAACTACAGCGCGGCGAAGGCCGGGATCGTCGCCCTGACGCTCGTCGCGGCGGCGGAACTGGGGCGCTACGGCGTGCAGGTCAACGCCATCGCGCCCGCCGCGCGCACCCGGATGACCGAGCGCACCTTCGCCGAGACGATGGCCGCGCCCGGCTCCGGCTTCGACGCGATGGCCCCCGAGAACGTCTCACCCCTGGTCGTGTGGCTCGGCTCCGCCGCGAGCGCCGGGGTCACCGGCCGTGTCTTCGAGGCGGAGGGCGGCCGGATCAGCGTCATGGAGGGGTGGCGGCAGGGCCCGACCGCCGACAAGGGGGCGCGCTTCACCCCGGCGGAGGCGGGGGAGACGGCGCTGAAGCTGCTGTCGGACGCGGAGGTGCCGGGGGCGGTGTACGGAGCGGAATAG
- a CDS encoding SDR family oxidoreductase, translating into MDNSDEETARGLRGRTAVVTGGTRGVGAGIARAFVEAGAHVVVCARRPPEVAVKGAEFAPLDVCDAAAVRDFFDALPRVDVLVNNAGGAPYRPLADAGPERHTRVVELNLIAPLTVSLAAYDHLRRARGAVVMIGSVSGSRPSPGTAAYGAAKAGLESLARSMAVEWAPEVRVNTLVVGMVRTELAHLHYGGQDGLAAVSRTVPLGRLAEPSDIGEAAVFLASDAAAYITGASLLVHGGGERPAFLDAATANKRT; encoded by the coding sequence GTGGACAACTCGGACGAGGAGACCGCTCGAGGCCTGCGCGGCCGGACCGCCGTGGTCACCGGCGGCACCCGCGGTGTCGGGGCGGGGATCGCGCGGGCGTTCGTTGAGGCCGGCGCCCACGTCGTGGTGTGTGCCCGGAGGCCGCCCGAAGTCGCCGTGAAGGGAGCGGAGTTCGCCCCGCTGGATGTGTGCGACGCGGCTGCCGTACGGGACTTCTTCGACGCCCTGCCCCGCGTCGACGTACTGGTCAACAACGCGGGCGGCGCCCCGTACCGGCCCCTCGCCGACGCCGGACCCGAACGGCACACCCGGGTCGTCGAACTCAACCTCATCGCCCCGCTGACGGTCTCCCTGGCCGCGTACGACCACCTCCGGCGCGCCCGGGGAGCGGTCGTGATGATCGGCAGCGTGAGCGGCAGCCGCCCCTCGCCGGGCACCGCCGCCTACGGTGCGGCGAAGGCAGGGCTCGAGAGCCTCGCTCGGTCCATGGCCGTGGAGTGGGCGCCGGAAGTGCGGGTCAACACACTCGTCGTCGGGATGGTCCGCACCGAGCTGGCCCACCTCCACTACGGCGGCCAGGACGGTCTCGCGGCCGTCTCCCGCACCGTCCCGCTCGGGCGGCTCGCCGAGCCGTCCGACATCGGCGAGGCCGCCGTCTTCCTCGCCTCGGACGCCGCCGCCTACATCACCGGCGCGAGCCTGCTCGTGCACGGCGGAGGCGAACGGCCGGCGTTCCTCGACGCGGCGACCGCCAACAAGCGCACCTGA
- a CDS encoding enoyl-CoA hydratase family protein encodes MGVSTSYPEKGVAVVTVDHPPVNALPVTGWFDLADAVRSAGRDAEVRCVVLAAAGRGFNAGVDIKEIQAEGSSALIGANRGCFEAFAAVYECEVPVVAAVQGFCLGGGIGLVGNADAIVASEDAVFGLPELDRGALGAATHLARLVPRHLMRALYYTSRTATAAELHAHGSVWRVVPREGLRAAALGLAREIAAKDGELLRLAKAAINGIDPVDVRRSYRFEQGFTFEANLSGVAGRVRDTFGKGKEGA; translated from the coding sequence ATGGGTGTCTCCACCTCGTACCCGGAAAAAGGGGTCGCCGTCGTCACGGTCGACCACCCGCCGGTCAACGCGCTCCCGGTGACCGGCTGGTTCGACCTGGCCGACGCGGTGCGGTCGGCGGGCCGCGACGCGGAGGTCCGCTGTGTCGTGCTGGCCGCGGCGGGGCGCGGTTTCAACGCGGGTGTGGACATCAAGGAGATACAGGCCGAGGGCAGCAGCGCGCTGATCGGAGCCAACCGCGGGTGCTTCGAGGCGTTCGCGGCGGTGTACGAGTGCGAGGTGCCGGTCGTGGCGGCGGTGCAGGGCTTCTGCCTGGGCGGAGGCATAGGCCTGGTGGGCAACGCGGACGCGATCGTGGCGAGCGAGGACGCCGTCTTCGGGCTGCCCGAGCTGGACCGGGGAGCGCTGGGCGCGGCCACGCATCTGGCCCGGCTGGTGCCGCGGCATCTGATGCGTGCCCTGTACTACACCTCGCGGACGGCGACGGCGGCCGAGCTGCACGCGCACGGCTCGGTATGGCGTGTGGTGCCGCGGGAGGGACTGCGTGCGGCCGCGCTGGGGCTGGCCCGCGAGATCGCCGCGAAGGACGGCGAGCTGCTCCGGCTCGCCAAGGCCGCCATCAACGGAATCGACCCGGTCGACGTGCGCCGCAGCTACCGCTTCGAGCAGGGCTTCACCTTCGAGGCGAATCTCAGCGGCGTGGCCGGCCGCGTCCGGGACACCTTCGGAAAGGGAAAGGAGGGGGCGTAG
- a CDS encoding CoA transferase subunit A — translation MRDKTMTADEVVSRLESGMTLGIGGWGSRRKPMALVRALLRSGITDLTVVSYGGPDVGMLAAAGRIRRLVAAFATLDSIPLEPHFRAARESGAFELVEVDEAMFMWGLRAGANRLPFLPVRAGIGSDVMRVNPGLRTVTSPYADGWPFTGGDGSPAPGPHAGSAGAERAAERDETAGTGGGGPGVREEFVAMPALRMDAALVHVNRADRAGNGQYLGPDPYFDDLFCEAADAAYVSCERIVDTAELTKEAAPQTLLIKRHTVTGVVEAPNGAHFTSCAPDHERDEAFQRHYATTAWPRFAERFLAGDEHAYQSAVRAWHKERS, via the coding sequence GTGAGGGACAAGACGATGACCGCCGACGAGGTCGTCTCCCGTCTGGAGAGCGGCATGACCCTGGGCATCGGCGGCTGGGGCTCGCGCCGCAAGCCGATGGCCCTGGTGCGGGCGCTGCTCCGCTCCGGGATCACCGATCTCACGGTCGTCTCGTACGGCGGCCCGGACGTCGGCATGCTCGCGGCAGCCGGGCGGATCCGCAGACTGGTCGCCGCGTTCGCGACCCTCGACTCGATCCCGCTCGAACCGCACTTCCGCGCGGCGCGCGAGAGCGGCGCGTTCGAGCTGGTGGAGGTCGACGAGGCGATGTTCATGTGGGGGTTGCGCGCGGGGGCGAACCGGCTGCCGTTCCTGCCGGTGCGGGCGGGCATCGGCTCGGACGTGATGCGGGTCAACCCCGGTCTGCGGACGGTCACTTCGCCCTACGCGGACGGGTGGCCGTTCACCGGCGGGGACGGGTCTCCCGCGCCCGGACCGCATGCGGGATCCGCCGGTGCGGAGCGGGCCGCCGAGCGCGATGAAACGGCCGGCACGGGCGGGGGCGGGCCCGGTGTGCGCGAGGAGTTCGTGGCGATGCCCGCGCTGCGGATGGACGCGGCCCTGGTCCACGTCAACCGCGCCGACCGGGCGGGCAACGGCCAGTACCTGGGTCCGGACCCGTACTTCGACGACCTGTTCTGCGAGGCGGCCGACGCGGCGTACGTCTCGTGCGAACGGATCGTAGACACGGCGGAGCTGACGAAGGAGGCCGCACCGCAGACCCTGCTGATCAAGCGGCACACCGTCACCGGCGTGGTCGAGGCGCCGAACGGCGCGCACTTCACGTCCTGCGCACCCGACCATGAGCGGGACGAGGCGTTCCAGAGGCACTACGCGACCACGGCGTGGCCCCGGTTCGCCGAGCGGTTCCTCGCCGGGGACGAGCACGCGTATCAGTCGGCCGTCCGGGCCTGGCACAAGGAGCGGTCATGA
- a CDS encoding NAD(P)H-dependent flavin oxidoreductase, whose protein sequence is METALTRLVGVRHPLVQTGMGWVAGPRLVSATANAGALGILASATMTLDQLREAIREVAARTDAPFGVNLRADAKDAGDRVRLIVEEGVRVASFALAPSRELIAELKAAGVVVIPSVGARRHAEKVAAWGADAVIVQGGEGGGHTGEVATSVLLPQVVDAVEIPVVAAGGFHDGRGLVAALAYGAAGIAMGTRFLLTSDSTVPDAVKASYLAATVKEVTVTRAVDGLPHRMLRTPFVDSLERAGRARALLHAVRRASGFRKLSGLTWPAMVRDGLALKHGKELSWSQVLLAANTPMLLKAAMVDGRTDLGVMASGQVAGVIDDLPSCAELVDRIMKEAEGALKSLESLTAVR, encoded by the coding sequence ATGGAGACGGCGCTCACTCGGCTCGTCGGGGTCCGGCACCCTCTCGTCCAGACGGGGATGGGCTGGGTGGCCGGCCCGCGCCTGGTCTCCGCCACGGCGAACGCGGGCGCGCTCGGCATCCTCGCCTCGGCGACCATGACGCTCGACCAGTTGCGGGAGGCGATACGGGAGGTCGCAGCGCGCACGGACGCGCCGTTCGGGGTGAATCTGCGCGCGGACGCCAAAGACGCGGGCGACCGCGTGCGGCTCATCGTCGAGGAGGGCGTCCGGGTCGCGTCCTTCGCGCTGGCCCCCTCCCGTGAGCTGATCGCCGAACTGAAGGCGGCAGGGGTGGTCGTGATCCCGTCCGTGGGCGCCCGGCGCCATGCCGAGAAGGTGGCCGCCTGGGGTGCGGACGCCGTGATCGTGCAGGGCGGCGAGGGCGGCGGTCACACCGGTGAGGTGGCGACGAGTGTGCTGTTGCCTCAGGTGGTGGACGCGGTGGAGATCCCGGTGGTGGCGGCGGGCGGCTTCCACGACGGGCGCGGACTGGTGGCGGCGCTGGCGTACGGGGCGGCGGGGATCGCGATGGGCACGCGGTTCCTGCTGACCTCCGACTCCACGGTCCCGGACGCGGTCAAGGCCAGCTATCTGGCGGCGACGGTGAAGGAGGTCACGGTCACCAGAGCGGTGGACGGCCTGCCGCACCGCATGCTGCGCACCCCGTTTGTCGACTCACTGGAGCGCGCGGGCCGCGCGCGGGCGCTGCTGCACGCGGTGCGCCGGGCCTCGGGCTTCCGGAAGCTGTCGGGCCTGACCTGGCCCGCGATGGTCCGCGACGGCCTCGCCCTGAAGCACGGCAAGGAGCTGAGCTGGAGTCAGGTCCTGCTCGCGGCGAACACGCCGATGCTGCTCAAGGCCGCGATGGTGGACGGGCGGACGGACCTCGGGGTGATGGCGTCCGGGCAGGTCGCCGGGGTGATCGACGACCTGCCGTCGTGCGCGGAGCTGGTGGACCGGATCATGAAGGAGGCGGAAGGAGCACTGAAGTCGTTGGAATCGCTCACAGCCGTTCGATGA
- a CDS encoding acetyl-CoA C-acetyltransferase, giving the protein MTEAYIVEAVRTPVGRRRGGLSGVHPADLGAHVLKTLVARSGVDPAAVEDVVFGCLDAVGPQAGDIARTCWLAAGLPEEVPGVTVDRQCGSSQQAVHFAAQAVLSGTQDLVVAGGVQNMSQIPIAFASRQAAEPLGLTQGPFAGSEGWRARYGDQPVNQFHGAELIAAKWGITRRDQEEFALRSHRRALRAIDEGRFDRETVAYGHVTVDEGPRRDTSLEKMAELKPVLEGGTITAACSSQVSDGAAALLLASERAVRVHGLTPRARVHHLSARGEDPIRMLSAPIPATAHALKKTGLTIDDIDLVEINEAFAPVVLAWIEETGADPEKVNVNGGAIALGHPLGATGAKLMTTLLHELERTGGRFGLQTMCEGGGQANVTIIERL; this is encoded by the coding sequence ATGACCGAGGCCTATATCGTCGAAGCGGTCCGCACGCCCGTGGGGCGGCGGCGGGGCGGGCTGAGCGGGGTCCATCCGGCCGACCTGGGTGCGCATGTGCTGAAGACCCTGGTGGCCCGCTCCGGCGTGGACCCGGCCGCCGTGGAGGACGTCGTCTTCGGCTGCCTGGACGCGGTCGGGCCGCAGGCCGGCGACATCGCCCGCACCTGCTGGCTGGCGGCCGGACTGCCCGAGGAGGTGCCGGGCGTGACCGTCGACCGGCAGTGCGGCTCCTCCCAGCAGGCCGTGCACTTCGCGGCCCAGGCCGTGCTGTCCGGCACCCAGGACCTGGTGGTCGCGGGCGGTGTGCAGAACATGTCGCAGATCCCGATCGCCTTCGCCTCCCGCCAGGCCGCCGAGCCGCTGGGGCTCACCCAGGGGCCGTTCGCGGGCAGCGAGGGATGGCGGGCCCGCTACGGCGACCAGCCCGTCAACCAGTTCCACGGCGCCGAACTGATCGCCGCGAAGTGGGGCATCACCCGGCGCGACCAGGAGGAGTTCGCACTCCGCTCCCACCGGCGGGCACTGCGCGCGATCGACGAGGGCCGCTTCGACCGGGAGACCGTCGCCTACGGTCACGTCACCGTCGACGAGGGCCCCCGCCGGGACACCTCCCTGGAGAAGATGGCCGAGCTGAAGCCGGTCCTGGAGGGCGGCACCATCACCGCCGCCTGCTCCTCGCAGGTCTCCGACGGCGCGGCGGCCCTGCTGCTGGCCTCGGAGCGGGCGGTACGGGTACACGGGCTCACCCCGCGGGCCCGCGTCCACCACCTCTCGGCCCGCGGCGAGGACCCGATCCGTATGCTGTCGGCCCCGATCCCGGCGACCGCGCACGCCCTGAAGAAGACCGGCCTGACGATCGACGACATCGACCTAGTCGAGATCAACGAGGCCTTCGCCCCGGTCGTCCTCGCCTGGATCGAGGAGACCGGTGCCGACCCGGAGAAGGTCAACGTCAACGGTGGCGCCATCGCCCTCGGCCACCCGCTGGGCGCCACGGGCGCCAAGCTGATGACCACCCTGCTCCACGAACTGGAGCGCACCGGCGGCCGCTTCGGCCTCCAGACGATGTGCGAGGGCGGCGGTCAGGCCAATGTGACCATCATCGAACGGCTGTGA
- a CDS encoding TetR/AcrR family transcriptional regulator, whose protein sequence is MPTKKKPQVTAAPARRRELLDTAAEVFAEQGYNATTVRKIADHAGMLAGSLYYHFDSKESMLEEILRTFLDELWDGYDTVLDAELGPRETLEALVTESFREIDRHRAAVAIYQKESKQLVAQDRFAFLAASQRKFEKAWLSTLERGVAAGVFRSDLDVRLTYRFVRDTVWVAASWYRPGGQHSPEEIARQYLSMVLDGIAVRE, encoded by the coding sequence GTGCCGACCAAGAAGAAGCCTCAGGTGACCGCCGCGCCCGCCCGCCGCCGTGAACTCCTCGACACCGCCGCGGAGGTCTTCGCCGAGCAGGGCTACAACGCCACCACCGTACGCAAGATCGCGGACCACGCCGGGATGCTCGCGGGCAGCCTCTACTACCACTTCGACTCCAAGGAGTCGATGCTGGAGGAGATCCTGCGTACGTTCCTCGACGAGCTCTGGGACGGCTACGACACCGTCCTGGACGCCGAACTCGGCCCGCGGGAAACCCTGGAGGCGCTGGTCACCGAGTCCTTCCGGGAGATCGACCGGCACCGCGCGGCCGTTGCGATCTACCAGAAGGAGTCCAAACAGCTCGTGGCGCAGGACCGGTTCGCGTTCCTCGCCGCGTCGCAGCGCAAGTTCGAGAAGGCGTGGCTGTCCACGCTGGAGCGTGGGGTCGCCGCCGGCGTCTTCCGCTCCGACCTCGACGTCCGGCTCACCTACCGGTTCGTGCGCGACACGGTCTGGGTCGCCGCGTCCTGGTACCGGCCCGGCGGACAGCACAGCCCGGAGGAGATCGCCCGGCAGTACCTGTCGATGGTGCTCGACGGGATCGCCGTACGTGAGTAG
- a CDS encoding SDR family oxidoreductase, protein MTGVESPAYVPGHGLLKGRTAVITAAAGAGIGGATARRLLEEGARVLISDAHARRLKEYEAELGREFAGAVASAPCDVTDESQVRALFATAVRLHGRLDIVVNNAGLGGTAPLVDMTDEQWSKVLDVTLNGTFRCTRAALRAMRETGGGVIVNNASVIGWRAQAGQAHYAAAKAGVMALTRCAAIEAAEYGVRVNAVSPSLALHPHLVKVTTPELLEELTAREAFGRYAEPWEVANVIVFLASGYSSYMTGEVVAVSSQHA, encoded by the coding sequence ATGACAGGCGTCGAGAGCCCGGCGTATGTACCCGGGCACGGGCTGCTGAAGGGGCGCACCGCCGTCATCACCGCGGCGGCCGGGGCGGGGATCGGGGGAGCGACCGCGCGCCGGCTCCTGGAGGAGGGCGCGCGCGTGCTGATCAGCGACGCGCACGCGCGACGGCTCAAGGAGTACGAGGCCGAACTGGGCCGCGAGTTCGCGGGCGCGGTGGCGTCCGCCCCGTGCGACGTCACCGACGAAAGCCAGGTGCGGGCCCTGTTCGCCACGGCCGTCCGGCTGCACGGCCGTCTCGACATCGTCGTCAACAACGCCGGTCTGGGCGGCACCGCCCCGCTGGTCGACATGACCGACGAGCAGTGGTCGAAGGTGCTCGACGTGACACTGAACGGCACGTTCCGCTGCACAAGGGCGGCCCTGCGCGCGATGAGGGAGACGGGCGGTGGCGTGATCGTCAACAACGCCTCCGTGATCGGCTGGCGCGCCCAGGCCGGACAGGCTCACTACGCCGCCGCGAAGGCGGGCGTCATGGCTCTGACCCGGTGCGCGGCGATCGAGGCGGCCGAGTACGGGGTGCGGGTCAACGCGGTCTCGCCGAGCCTCGCCCTGCATCCGCACCTGGTGAAGGTGACGACCCCCGAACTGCTGGAGGAGCTGACCGCCCGAGAGGCCTTCGGGCGGTACGCGGAGCCGTGGGAGGTGGCCAACGTGATCGTCTTCCTGGCGTCCGGCTACTCCTCGTACATGACCGGCGAGGTCGTCGCCGTCAGCAGTCAGCATGCCTGA
- a CDS encoding acyl-CoA dehydrogenase family protein, whose product MDLTHSPADEAFRTEARAWLDAHVPATPPPSLETGEGFAAHRAWEAELAADRWSVVSWPQEYGGRDSGLLRWLIFEEEHYAAGAPGRVSQNGIHLLAPTLFAHGTEEQRARVLPPMARGEVIWAQAWSEPEAGSDLASLRARAVRADGGWLLSGQKTWSSRAAFADRAFGLFRSDPHTPKPHQGLTYLMFDLRAPGVTVRPIGRLDGKPAFAELFLDDVFVPDEDVIGEPGQGWRVAMATAGNERGLTLRSPGRFLAAADRLATLWRERGCPAQTRDRVADAVIGARAYQLFTYAGASRVLDGEPMGPESSLNKVFWSEYDIALHETALDLLGAEGESADTDWAEGYVFSLAGPIYAGTNEIQRDIIAERLLGLPKGRR is encoded by the coding sequence GTGGACCTCACCCACTCCCCCGCCGACGAGGCCTTCCGCACCGAGGCCCGGGCCTGGCTCGACGCGCACGTACCCGCGACCCCGCCGCCCTCCCTGGAGACCGGGGAGGGCTTCGCGGCACACCGCGCGTGGGAGGCCGAACTCGCCGCGGACCGCTGGTCGGTGGTGTCCTGGCCGCAGGAGTACGGCGGTCGGGACTCGGGCCTGCTGCGGTGGCTGATCTTCGAGGAGGAGCACTACGCGGCGGGCGCGCCGGGCCGGGTGAGTCAGAACGGCATCCATCTGCTGGCGCCGACCCTGTTCGCCCACGGCACCGAGGAGCAGCGCGCCCGCGTGCTCCCGCCGATGGCACGCGGAGAGGTGATCTGGGCACAGGCGTGGTCGGAGCCCGAGGCCGGCTCCGACCTGGCCTCGCTGAGGGCCAGGGCCGTGCGCGCCGACGGCGGGTGGCTGTTGAGCGGGCAGAAGACCTGGTCGTCGCGGGCGGCCTTCGCCGACCGCGCGTTCGGCCTGTTCCGCAGCGACCCGCACACGCCGAAACCTCACCAAGGGCTGACCTATCTGATGTTCGACCTGCGCGCACCAGGGGTCACGGTCCGCCCGATCGGCCGGCTCGACGGGAAGCCGGCCTTCGCGGAACTCTTCCTCGACGACGTGTTCGTCCCCGACGAGGACGTGATCGGCGAGCCGGGCCAGGGCTGGCGGGTCGCGATGGCGACAGCGGGCAATGAGCGCGGGCTCACCCTCCGCTCCCCCGGCCGCTTCCTGGCCGCCGCCGACCGGCTGGCCACGCTGTGGCGGGAGCGCGGATGCCCGGCGCAGACACGGGACCGGGTGGCCGACGCGGTGATCGGCGCCCGGGCGTACCAGCTCTTCACCTACGCGGGCGCCTCCCGCGTCCTGGACGGCGAGCCGATGGGCCCGGAGTCCAGCCTGAACAAGGTCTTCTGGTCCGAGTACGACATAGCGCTGCACGAGACGGCGCTCGACCTGCTCGGCGCGGAGGGCGAGTCGGCGGACACCGACTGGGCCGAGGGCTATGTCTTCTCCCTCGCGGGCCCCATCTACGCGGGCACCAACGAGATCCAGCGCGACATCATCGCCGAGCGCCTGCTCGGCCTGCCGAAGGGCCGCCGCTGA